In one window of Lampris incognitus isolate fLamInc1 chromosome 3, fLamInc1.hap2, whole genome shotgun sequence DNA:
- the samm50l gene encoding sorting and assembly machinery component 50 homolog B: MHGRDLGMNPDDLIEVPEQEAKQEVLENKDVVVQHVNIEGLERTKEDLLGYEISEVFSAKNLIDVMKKAHVARQRLLRLGIFKEVEVLIDTSEGRDALPNGLDVTFEVTEIKRLTGSYNTMVGNNEGSMVLGLKLPNVFGRAEKLTFQFSYGTKETSYGLSFFKPQPGHFERNLTLNLYKVMGQFPWSSLKETDRGLSAELNFPLGMTSHTLKWEGVWRELGCLARSASFAVREESGHSLKSALMHTMSVDTRNSSIFPHKGALMRINQELAGYTGGDASFLKEDFELQFNRRLFWDSVLSASLWGGMLYPLGGKPSCIADRFYLGGPTSVRGFGMYSVGPQSEGDYLGGEAYWAGGLHLYTPLPFRPGKGGFGDLFRTHFFLNAGNLCNLNYGEGPRAHLQKLAECIRWSYGAGIVLRLGNIARLELNYCVPMGVQSGDRICDGVQFGAGIRFL, translated from the exons ATGCATGGCCGTGACCTGGGCATGAACCCTGACGACTTGATTGAGGTGCCAGAGCAAGAGGCCAAACAGGAGGTCCTGGAAAACAAAGAC GTGGTTGTCCAACATGTCAACATTGAGGGTCTGGAAAGAACTAAAGAGGATTTACTGGGATATGAAATCTCAGAGGTCTTCAGTGCCAAAAACCTCATAGAT GTCATGAAAAAAGCTCACGTGGCCAGACAGAGACTGCTCCGTCTGGGTATCTTCAAAGAGGTCGAGGTGCTCATCGACACATCTGAGG GTAGAGATGCTTTGCCCAATGGTCTAGATGTGACTTTCGAGGTGACAGAGATCAAGAGGTTGACGGGAAGCTACAACACCATGGTTGGCAACAACGAAGGGAGCATG GTGCTTGGTCTGAAGCTGCCCAATGTGTTCGGTCGCGCTGAGAAGCTGACTTTCCAGTTCTCCTACGGGACCAAGGAGACCTCGTATGGGCTATCCTTCTTTAAGCCTCAACCTGGACACTTTGAACGCAA CCTCACACTCAACCTGTACAAAGTCATGGGTCAGTTCCCCTGGAGCTCGCTGAAAGAGACCGACAGAGGGCTGTCAGCAGAGCTCAAT TTTCCCCTCGGGATGACCAGCCACACGCTGAAGTGGGAGGGGGTGTGGCGGGAGCTGGGTTGTCTGGCGCGCAGCGCCTCCTTCGCGGTGCGAGAGGAGAGCGGGCACTCCCTCAAGTCTGCCCTGATG CACACCATGTCGGTCGACACGAGGAATTCTTCCATCTTCCCCCACAAAGGTGCCTTAATGAGGATCAAccag GAACTAGCCGGTTACACAGGAGGAGACGCCAGCTTCTTGAAAGAGGACTTTGAGCTTCAGTTCAACAGACGACTCTTCTGGGACTCG GTGTTGTCTGCCTCCCTGTGGGGCGGGATGCTGTATCCGCTTGGAGGGAAGCCTTCTTGCATCGCTGACCG GTTCTACCTTGGCGGTCCCACGAGCGTGCGAGGCTTTGGGATGTACAGCGTTGGGCCGCAGAGTGAAG GTGACTATCTCGGTGGAGAGGCGTACTGGGCAGGCGGACTTCACCTGTACACCCCGCTTCCCTTTAGACCGGGCAAGGGCGGCTTCGGGGACCTCTTCAGAACACACTTTTTCCTCAACGCTGGAAACCTCTGCAATCTCAACTACG GCGAGGGTCCCCGGGCACACCTTCAGAAGCTGGCGGAGTGCATCCGCTGGTCGTACGGCGCGGGCATCGTGCTGCGTTTAGGAAACATCGCCAGGCTGGAGCTGAACTACTGCGTGCCCATGGGAGTCCAGAGCGGAGACAG GATATGCGACGGTGTCCAGTTCGGAGCAGGAATCCGCTTCCTGTGA